One window of Triticum dicoccoides isolate Atlit2015 ecotype Zavitan chromosome 5A, WEW_v2.0, whole genome shotgun sequence genomic DNA carries:
- the LOC119300640 gene encoding uncharacterized protein LOC119300640 has product MGRSAIAKSTGLLREVKNRQSSNLTSQVQPTKARSAETALWVPHPKTGIYYPRGFEWVMEDVPSSAATFQQTYWLRSGDADTASSPTSTDGTAAFDNPFL; this is encoded by the exons ATGGGCCGCAGTGCAATTGCAAAATCGACTGGTCTTCTCCG GGAAGTTAAGAACAGGCAAAGCTCTAACCTTACGAGCCAGGTGCAGCCAACAAAAGCAAGGTCAGCAGAGACAGCACTGTGGGTGCCACACCCAAAGACAGGGATCTACTACCCCAGGGGCTTTGAGTGGGTCATGGAGGATGTCCCAAGCAGCGCAGCAACGTTCCAGCAGACATACTGGCTCAGGAGCGGCGACGCAGACACAGCAAGCTCTCCCACGTCAACCGACGGCACAGCTGCCTTTGATAATCCATTTCTGTGA